The genomic segment AACCGATTAACCAGATTACGATGCAGTGGAACACGTTTCAGTCAACGATGGTATCCATGGACCGCATTTGGAAAATACTCAGCACCGAACCGGACGTAAAGGATCCACTGCCTGATCACAAGACTGTTCTGAAGGCGGATGAAGCCAGAGGTAAAGTGGATTTCGATCATATTACCTTCGGATATGCACCATCTAAACCCGTTATTCCCCATCTTGATCTGCATCTGGATGCAGGGGAGATGGTCGGTATTGTGGGTACAACGGGGGCTGGTAAAAGCACACTGATCAGCCTGCTAAACCGCTTTTATGATGTGAATAGGGGCAGTATTCGGATAGATGGAATCGATATCCGTGACATTCCCCAGCAGCAGCTGCACCGCCTTGTCGGCCTGATCCAGCAGGAGCCGTACCTGTTCTCAGGGAGTGTGCTGGACAACGTCAGACTCTTTCAAGACAGCATCACCCGTGAACGTGTCATGGAGGCATGCCGGCATGTCGGCGTACATGATATGATCATGCGAATGCCGCAGGGCTACGACTCTCTGCTGTCTGAACGAGGCAGCGGATTGTCCGCAGGTGAACGCCAGCTGATCTCCTTTGCGCGTATTATGGTATTCGAGCCTAGGATTTTGATTCTCGACGAGGCAACGGCGCATCTGGACTCGCAGACGGAGCAGCTGGTGCAAAGCGCCCTGCAAACCGTATCCGAAGGACGGACGACGCTCATCATTGCCCATCGTTTATCGACGGTGATGCATGCTGACCGCATTCTGGTCATGAAAGATGGAAGAGCGGTCGAGGAGGGGACGCATGATGAGCTGATTGCCATGCATGGCTACTATGAGCAGCTGTACACTCATGCGCGGCAGGCGTCGGAGGAGGAGTAGGCTGCGGGGTTCACAATGCTTAGTTCTGGCATTGATGATGAGTTTGAAACATTCCTCTGATCGCTGTTGCCCCCAAGTTTATTGAATGAATATTAACGGTATTAAACTCGGGGTCAAAGGTTATGCTTCCGATGTTAGCTTTCCTTCGGAAAGCTTTTAGGCGAACGCTTCGCTTCTCCGAAATTGTTTCGTCCTCTCCGCTGCTACGACGTTAATAAGATTCGGCCCCCTCCGCATTGCGAAGGGGAGAGGACAACAACAGCAGCCACCATTGCATATGGTGGCTGCTGCTTTATTTAGTAGTTGTTCGCGATTCAAGTGGGGTGTATTTTAGGAAAGGCAATATGGCTATAATGAGTGGATGGAATGAGATTCGGGAGTTTAGCGGCTAACAAACTTGGACATCGTTCGCTTCTCCAACTCATCCCAATAAGGAGTCTCGATATTTATATGTTTTTTCAGCTTTTTGAAGGATTCGAACAAAGCGGAAATTTCACTGAAAGAACCATCTATCAATTTCATAAACGACAATTTGTGAACGAAGATTAGACCCAGGTATGTGATCCATCTATGCTTACGAATAAGGATAACCTGACTGGCAGGTGTGATCGTGTAATTTAGCTTCTCCAATAGACGAAACCCCTCGTCCATTGCGGAAATGGCCTGGTTAAAGAGTTTCTTGTCCTTCGTTGCTTTCTTTAAATCGCCGTCGTAAAGATAACTAACCGAGTTCAAGGCAACGATCGTGACGATATGGCTTTTAAGCCAGGCGTCGATATCCTCATGATAGGCTAATTTATACTTCACTTTCTTAAATGCGCTCTCAAGGGTAGGCTTTATTGAGATCTCGCCGTCTAAGCTGCCTAATATCATTTGCCCGCCTCCGCGGATGCAGATCATGCGTCCGCTCTCCTCCCGGATTCCAGCGCTAATCTGAAAGCCGAAAATGACGTTTTTCTTCGCCTTACTCTTTTCTTGAATTTCATTCTGCATCCCGAGGGCATCCGCATTATTCCCAACGAGGACGATATTGGAAGACCGATTCTCGGCTAGTATAGATAGAACGGATGGGAAATCATTGTATTTCATAACGACAAAAATGAGATCGTAGAGATCGTCGGCAGTAAGCTCTTGAATGACGTTTACTTCATCGACCGTGGTGCGACGCTGAAAATAATGTCGGATGACAAGCCCATTCGTCTTCAGTTGCACAGCTCTCTTGCCTCTTGCCAGCACGGTAACCTCATTCCCTCCGCGCACCAATACATGAGCAAGATAACTACCCAGAACGCCCGCCCCGTAAACCAATATCCTCATCTTCATATCCCCTTTATTGAACATCTGTTGATTTTTGACCATTCATTGAATAAAGTAAGGATAGCAGTCACTCTAACCGGCAGCAATCGCTAGATTTACCGGTTTTGTTGGTTTTTCAACAGATTAATATGAATTGTTTAAAAAGGTGGGCTCTTTCGTGGACAGAAGAATCAAAAAAAATCAAGCAGCCATAATGAATGCCTTAATGCAACTGATAGCGGAGAAAGAATTCGAGAAAATAACGATCAACGATATCGCGGAGCGTGCCGACGTCAATCGAGGCACCGTGTATTCGCATTACTCGGATAAATACGATCTATTGGATAAGTTCATAGAAGCCCAACTGACACATTTGATGAAAAGCTGTTACTCTGTGGATGCGGCGGAAATTCCAACGAAGACTTTCTTGCACCATACGATTAAAGAAATCAAGCAAAACGCTCCATTATATAAAACCTTGTTGAGCATTAAAGACGTTTCTTCCTTCAGGATACATCTGAACAGCATGATCAATAAACAGATCATGGAACAGATGGACGAAACCAATTTAAGCATAGATGACCTGAGCAAATCGATATATGCGCAATTCATGAGTTCGGCGATCGTCGGTGTGATCGAGTGGTGGTTCAATCAATCCATGCCATGTTCTACGGAAGAATTGACGGACCGGTTATGGACCCTTCTGGAGAT from the Paenibacillus sp. J23TS9 genome contains:
- a CDS encoding TetR/AcrR family transcriptional regulator is translated as MDRRIKKNQAAIMNALMQLIAEKEFEKITINDIAERADVNRGTVYSHYSDKYDLLDKFIEAQLTHLMKSCYSVDAAEIPTKTFLHHTIKEIKQNAPLYKTLLSIKDVSSFRIHLNSMINKQIMEQMDETNLSIDDLSKSIYAQFMSSAIVGVIEWWFNQSMPCSTEELTDRLWTLLEMNQLIPLKIS
- a CDS encoding ketopantoate reductase family protein, giving the protein MRILVYGAGVLGSYLAHVLVRGGNEVTVLARGKRAVQLKTNGLVIRHYFQRRTTVDEVNVIQELTADDLYDLIFVVMKYNDFPSVLSILAENRSSNIVLVGNNADALGMQNEIQEKSKAKKNVIFGFQISAGIREESGRMICIRGGGQMILGSLDGEISIKPTLESAFKKVKYKLAYHEDIDAWLKSHIVTIVALNSVSYLYDGDLKKATKDKKLFNQAISAMDEGFRLLEKLNYTITPASQVILIRKHRWITYLGLIFVHKLSFMKLIDGSFSEISALFESFKKLKKHINIETPYWDELEKRTMSKFVSR